The sequence GGCTGCAACTTAAATCGTTTACGATGGGGCATTCCCTGCAATACATGTGGGATGTTGCCACATATTACGTTTTTCATTACCAATCCATGGTGGTTATAAAACATGATTGACGCCATGCCGCCGGGGCGCACATGTTGCATCAACTTTTCTAATACGTCTTTAGGATCTGCTAGCCATTCCATGACCGCATGAAACAAAACCAGATCCACTGGCTGTTTAAGATGCTGATCCAGTTCTTGAATTGGCGCATGAATAAACTGATACTGCTCTAGCAAATCTTGTTGTGCAATCTCTTGCTTAGCTAAAGAGAGCATTTCGCTAGAGACATCACACAATATAATATTGTGACCAAGCTCGGCCAACTTTTGCGACATTTGTGCTAAGCCCCCTCCCGCATCCAGAATGGTGAGAGGTTTTGCATGGCCTGCTATTTGGGTTATGATTTGCTGCAAATCTTCCCAGACGATAGTCTGACGGATGTTGCCTTTGTCTGAGCCATAAATATTTTCGGCAAATTTGTGGGCAATGTCGTCGAAATTACGATCTTGTGTCACTTTTAATTAATGTATGATGTTATTTGAGTGAGTTTCGTATTGTGTCACAAGGACGTCAAGAATAAAGAGCGGTTGTCGATTTGCCCCTCCGATCGACTAAAAAACCGACCAAAAACACGACATTTTAACTCGTGACACCAATTTACCCTACAGAACTTAGGAAATGGTTTAACCCAATATGTTTGAATTGAAAAAAATCATTACTGCCTTCCTTATGCCACTGCCTGCAATGCTACTTATCGGTTTCTTTGGCCTAGCGCTGGTGATGTTTACCCGCAAGCATAAGTCTGGCTGTATCTTTATTTTTATTTCATTAGCGTCCATTTTTGCTATTTCATTCCAGCCTGTATCTACCTCGTTGCTCAAACCATTAGAGCGCAAATACACGGCCTTTTTACCACCAGCAGAAAGCTTAGACTATGTCATGGTGCTAGGCAGTGGGCATGTGATTGATCCGCAAATTCCGCCAACCTCTGAATTAAGTCGCACCGCGTTAATGCGCCTTAGTGAAGGCATTCGTATATTGCGCATGTATCCCGGCGCAAAATTGATTTTATCTGGCTATGATGGCGGCTCAGAAATGAGCCAAGCACGAATGATGGCGACGGTGGCATTAGCGTTAGGCGTGGCTAAGTCAGATATTATTTTATTAGAAACGGCGCAAGATACTTGGGAAGAAGCCAGACAAGCTGCGGGCTTTGTCGGTGAAAAGCATATGTCACTGGTTACTTCGGCCAGCCATATGGAACGCGCCCTACGCGAGTTTCACAGCGCCGGTCTAAACCCTACTCCTGCCCCAACCAATTACTTAGCCCAATCCAATATTAATCAAGCGTGGCAAAAGTACACCCCGCAAGCACGATACCTAGAGCAAACAGAGCGCTACTGGCATGAAACCATGGGTAAGTGGTGGAAAAACATACGAGATCTTGTCAGTAGCAAATAAGTGACTCATAATTTAGTGAACGTCTATATTTTCGCCAACTTAGAAGCTGGTGTTGTAGTTTGCTAACGAGTTATGGGTTAAACAATGCAAGAGCTCAAGCAGTTTAATGAACAGCGGGCAGAAATTTATTGGTGGTTTTCCAGCTTATTTTCTAAAGAGCTGACCCAAGACGAACTGATTGCCTATCAAACCCCTGAAGTGAGGGGTTTCATTAATGGTCTAGCCGAAAATGAAACCCTAGCCACAGCCGCTAAACGCTTACTGGGTGCTCTTGAGCGACTGCAACTGCGCCCGAATGCTCAGCTTGAATTATCCGCTAATTTCTACGACTTATTTTTAGCCTCTGACAAACAAACTGCCCAGCCCTGCGCCTCTGTTTATATTGACGAAAACAAGGCGCTTAATGGCACCCCTGCTCAGCAGATGACGCAAGTTATGTTAGAGCATGGCATTGAAGTGGATAAATGCTTTAACGAGCCTGCCGATCATCTGGCTGTTGAACTCGACTTTATTGGCAATCTAATCATGCGCTCAAACGCGCTAGAAATGGAATCACATCTAGAAGCGGCCCTTAGTGAACAGAAGTCATTCATTGAGCAACATTTACTGAATTGGATTCCACAATTTTCGGCAAACTGCACTAAATATGATGAATTTGGTTTCTATTCTGCGGTCGCTGAACTGTTAGTTAAATTTTGTGAAATTGATTGTCGTTATCTCAGTAATGAAAAATAGCTCAGTT is a genomic window of Vibrio neonatus containing:
- the elyC gene encoding envelope biogenesis factor ElyC, whose protein sequence is MFELKKIITAFLMPLPAMLLIGFFGLALVMFTRKHKSGCIFIFISLASIFAISFQPVSTSLLKPLERKYTAFLPPAESLDYVMVLGSGHVIDPQIPPTSELSRTALMRLSEGIRILRMYPGAKLILSGYDGGSEMSQARMMATVALALGVAKSDIILLETAQDTWEEARQAAGFVGEKHMSLVTSASHMERALREFHSAGLNPTPAPTNYLAQSNINQAWQKYTPQARYLEQTERYWHETMGKWWKNIRDLVSSK
- the torD gene encoding molecular chaperone TorD, translated to MQELKQFNEQRAEIYWWFSSLFSKELTQDELIAYQTPEVRGFINGLAENETLATAAKRLLGALERLQLRPNAQLELSANFYDLFLASDKQTAQPCASVYIDENKALNGTPAQQMTQVMLEHGIEVDKCFNEPADHLAVELDFIGNLIMRSNALEMESHLEAALSEQKSFIEQHLLNWIPQFSANCTKYDEFGFYSAVAELLVKFCEIDCRYLSNEK
- the cmoM gene encoding tRNA uridine 5-oxyacetic acid(34) methyltransferase CmoM — translated: MTQDRNFDDIAHKFAENIYGSDKGNIRQTIVWEDLQQIITQIAGHAKPLTILDAGGGLAQMSQKLAELGHNIILCDVSSEMLSLAKQEIAQQDLLEQYQFIHAPIQELDQHLKQPVDLVLFHAVMEWLADPKDVLEKLMQHVRPGGMASIMFYNHHGLVMKNVICGNIPHVLQGMPHRKRFKLQPQKGLLPEDVYRWLEECDLRICGKSGIRCFHDYIGFTQYVGDYSQEELMQLERQLCRTEPYLSLGRYIHVWVQKEMTVGN